The nucleotide sequence AGCTGGACTGAATCTGACCGGGCGAGCAGCCTCACCACTTCCTCGAGGAACGCCGGTCCTTCGAACCACCAGTGGCCGTAGAGCTCGGTGTCAAAGGCCGTGGCAAGCACGGGGAAAACCGTCTTGGCCTCATCCGCCGCCCTCTCAACCTTCGACACAAAATGGGCGGCGTGCTCCCGCGCCCGGGCGAAGGCGGTTTCTGGTTTGTATGGCTGCTTCGTCTCGAGCTTGCCCTGGGAGTCCGTAACCCGGTAGTAGCGCATGCCTGATCTCGGATGTTGCCTGTGGAACTCCCGGTATGCGAAATCTCCAGGGTACCCGGACCACTTCGACCAGACCTGCGAGCACAAGCCTGGATGTCTTGGGAATGCGATCAGGCTGGACTCGTCGATGAGGTAGACCGCCTCGACCGGCCGCCCAGTCTCCTTTCCCACCCTAGTGCTTTCCCCGTAGTGACTGACAGCTTTACCGCCCCGGATGGCCATGGCATCGAGAACCGTGTACCGGTAACCCTCGCCCGCTACGAGAGCCTCAAGGCCCGGCTTGTATGCGCATTCAGGCAACCAGAAACCTACAGGAGATATGCCCGTCGCATCCATGAATATTGTCCGGCCCACCCGGACCTGCAGGCGCACGGACTTCTCGCGCCTGAGCAATGGAAGGTACCCGTGGGTTGCTGCTGAAGTCATCAGCTCGATGCTGCCAGCCCGTGCGTGGTCCGCAAAAGCCATAGGGATGTCCCGTCCTATTGCATCGAACGCCTCCACAGCCGCCTGAAGCTGCTCTTCCATCCAGGAGGCCAACCGGGCCAGTTCGGTCTGGCCTTTCGCAAGGAATTCGGACCGGTCCTCAACTACTCTCTGCCGCCTGTCCTTCAAGTACGCCGGAAACCCATTCCGGAAAGCCTCCGATGCAAGCTGTTCCGCAAGGACCGGGGTGAGGCTCACTGCGAGGTTCGCGGGGATACCGTCCCGCGCAAGGTTTCTGATACACCGGAGCAGAGGCAGGTACGAACTCCAGGCAATTTCGTAGATCCACTCTTCGCCGAACGGCCACCGTCCATGCCCGACAACCCACGGGAGATGGCTGTGCAACACTACTACGAACTTCGCCTGCCCGCGATCCACGGCTTTCACCTCCACAATCGAGTTGGTGTGGTCCACTCTTCGACACGATGGTTGGGGTTTCCTCCGTNNNNNNNNNNCTCCGTCGCCAGCAGTCACTGGCGATATTGGAGACTCTTTGAGGCAGTCTCGATCCTTTCAAGCGCCTCGCCCAGAATCGAGTTTGGACACGCAATGTTGATCCGCTGGAAGCCTTCGCCACCCGGCCCGAACGGAACGCCATCATTGAGTCCCACACGCGCACGGGAAACCATGAACTCCCGGA is from Bacillota bacterium and encodes:
- a CDS encoding DUF1957 domain-containing protein, producing the protein RRKPQPSCRRVDHTNSIVEVKAVDRGQAKFVVVLHSHLPWVVGHGRWPFGEEWIYEIAWSSYLPLLRCIRNLARDGIPANLAVSLTPVLAEQLASEAFRNGFPAYLKDRRQRVVEDRSEFLAKGQTELARLASWMEEQLQAAVEAFDAIGRDIPMAFADHARAGSIELMTSAATHGYLPLLRREKSVRLQVRVGRTIFMDATGISPVGFWLPECAYKPGLEALVAGEGYRYTVLDAMAIRGGKAVSHYGESTRVGKETGRPVEAVYLIDESSLIAFPRHPGLCSQVWSKWSGYPGDFAYREFHRQHPRSGMRYYRVTDSQGKLETKQPYKPETAFARAREHAAHFVSKVERAADEAKTVFPVLATAFDTELYGHWWFEGPAFLEEVVRLLARSDSVQLSTPSRVLEATDPESLERVVPAESSWGVDCNHSTWLNDQTMPMWDKLWEIEEIVDQSWVLTPFGPWPGDLWNLQVLVDGVLREFLMLMASDWEFLVYTGTAGDYPWQRFEHHRREFARIYQNLRDALCGRGLPEYRYSPLSNGKGGAQLE